The bacterium genome has a segment encoding these proteins:
- the ybeY gene encoding rRNA maturation RNase YbeY — LRCKDKDIGVAIVGDRTMRLLNRQFRGESGTTDVLSFPFQDEEAEAFGPGAGMPNIPSGYLGEVVISVDEAKRQADEAREPLEASLDRLLVHGILHLNGHDHGTAREAARMRQKEQGLLAALRALRGR, encoded by the coding sequence CTCCGGTGCAAGGATAAGGACATCGGCGTCGCCATTGTGGGCGATCGGACCATGCGCTTGCTGAACCGGCAGTTCCGGGGCGAAAGCGGCACCACCGATGTTCTCTCTTTTCCTTTTCAGGATGAAGAGGCGGAGGCCTTCGGGCCCGGCGCCGGGATGCCGAACATCCCCTCCGGCTATCTCGGCGAGGTGGTCATATCCGTGGATGAAGCCAAGCGGCAGGCGGATGAGGCCAGAGAGCCCCTCGAGGCCTCCCTGGATCGCCTTCTGGTCCATGGGATACTCCATCTCAACGGCCACGACCATGGCACCGCCCGAGAGGCCGCCCGCATGCGCCAGAAGGAGCAAGGTCTCCTCGCGGCCCTAAGAGCTCTGCGGGGCCGTTGA